The Flavobacteriales bacterium genome includes a region encoding these proteins:
- a CDS encoding DUF1015 domain-containing protein — protein MAHTEFIPQVAVRSSDFSNNEELLVEMRNNPHSYLHLTKNDLLSDEYAHFSQEFFKNSKAYISHLIENEIISRFEQDIFFVYRQTSNGTSHTGIIGLVDILDYQKNKIKKHEHTRHVTEGFVMELLNHTKIIGDPLLLSHHHKQSLEDLLRWVISHPADIDYEKREKRHQIWYIESENLVETFRNEVETIQDFYIMDGHHRAAGVNNLYNQSESKKDRYCLAYLIDCNQLSISPFHRLVKQNKIMLPDLLEALSENFLVTEQPEYVFRPDGRGQMVLKTAEKTYMLTALNTLPNLDVQVIENDILNDIFGITNSRTDDRVDFIKDDEVSLNNALGCTKVDGNFLFLLHPCTFEEIADISDKNEIMPPKSTYVEPKCPAGLFLQKYGQ, from the coding sequence ATGGCTCACACCGAATTTATACCTCAGGTAGCCGTTCGGTCATCCGATTTTAGCAACAATGAAGAGTTGTTGGTTGAAATGCGAAACAATCCACATTCTTACTTGCATTTGACCAAAAATGACTTGCTGAGCGATGAGTATGCTCATTTTTCGCAAGAATTTTTTAAAAATTCAAAAGCATATATTTCACATCTCATTGAAAATGAAATAATTAGTAGGTTTGAGCAAGATATATTTTTTGTTTATCGCCAAACTTCTAATGGAACATCGCATACGGGAATTATTGGCTTGGTAGATATTTTGGATTACCAAAAAAATAAAATCAAAAAACACGAACACACAAGACATGTCACCGAGGGTTTTGTAATGGAGCTTTTAAATCATACTAAAATAATTGGCGACCCGCTGTTACTTAGCCATCATCATAAGCAATCGTTAGAAGATTTGTTGCGATGGGTCATTTCGCATCCAGCCGATATTGATTATGAAAAAAGGGAAAAAAGACATCAAATTTGGTATATCGAATCTGAAAATTTGGTAGAAACCTTTAGAAATGAGGTAGAAACTATTCAGGATTTTTATATCATGGATGGGCATCATCGAGCAGCCGGTGTAAATAATTTATACAATCAATCTGAGTCGAAAAAAGACCGATATTGTTTGGCATATTTGATTGATTGTAATCAATTAAGCATTAGTCCTTTCCATAGATTAGTTAAACAAAATAAAATAATGCTCCCAGATTTGTTAGAGGCATTATCCGAAAATTTTTTGGTAACAGAGCAGCCGGAATATGTTTTTCGACCAGATGGAAGAGGGCAAATGGTGCTGAAAACTGCCGAAAAAACCTACATGCTTACTGCCTTGAACACCTTGCCAAATTTGGATGTTCAGGTTATTGAAAATGATATCTTAAATGACATTTTTGGTATAACTAACTCACGAACAGATGATAGGGTGGATTTTATAAAAGATGATGAGGTAAGTCTAAATAATGCACTTGGATGCACCAAAGTAGATGGAAATTTCTTGTTTTTATTGCATCCGTGCACGTTTGAAGAAATCGCCGACATATCAGACAAAAACGAAATTATGCCTCCAAAAAGTACTTATGTAGAACCTAAATGTCCTGCTGGACTATTTCTTCAAAAATACGGGCAGTAA
- a CDS encoding helix-turn-helix transcriptional regulator encodes MDLLNKRVMQFVSAIGLSKSDFASAIGVQPSLISHISSGRNKVGVEVLQKMLEIYPDISAEWLMLGKGDMFTQNNTNQSIRLKVEVQNLISEMDLVQNQFNVLKRKFDKLASELKG; translated from the coding sequence ATGGATTTATTGAATAAACGGGTGATGCAGTTTGTCTCTGCAATAGGTTTGTCAAAGAGTGATTTTGCTTCGGCCATTGGAGTTCAGCCTTCATTGATTAGTCATATTAGCAGCGGTCGGAACAAAGTGGGTGTTGAGGTGCTACAAAAAATGTTAGAGATTTATCCTGACATTTCAGCAGAGTGGTTGATGCTTGGAAAAGGGGATATGTTTACCCAAAATAATACAAATCAATCGATTAGACTAAAAGTAGAAGTGCAAAATTTGATTTCTGAAATGGATTTAGTTCAAAACCAATTTAATGTGCTTAAACGCAAGTTTGACAAACTGGCCTCAGAGCTTAAAGGTTAG
- a CDS encoding EamA family transporter, producing MKINASAMPFVILAILAFIWGASFILIKEGLKVMTPLQLAATRLFIAGSVFTPFVFHLIKDIAPKDRKFLLFSGLLGNGIPAFLFAYGETKVESSIAGALNALTPLFTLIIGSIFGSIVMAKNKTFGVLVGFLGALVLILGSHFIDNDFDTLKSGEHKYSLLIILATAMYGANVNLIKVKLSKYKALNISALPLFFLAVISGFILLFSNWQQLETYENHQIYKSFGAIALLAIFGNSISLIMFNRLLQTSGPIFASSVTYFIPIMALVFGAMDKENIRGIHAVGMLLILLGVYLVSKARNREN from the coding sequence ATCGTTTATTTTAATAAAAGAAGGACTAAAAGTAATGACCCCTTTACAGTTGGCGGCCACCAGATTGTTCATTGCCGGCAGCGTATTTACCCCTTTTGTTTTTCATTTAATTAAAGATATTGCCCCGAAAGACAGGAAATTTCTTCTTTTTTCCGGCTTACTTGGCAATGGCATTCCGGCTTTTTTGTTTGCATACGGAGAAACTAAAGTTGAAAGTTCCATTGCCGGAGCATTAAATGCTTTAACACCACTGTTTACGCTTATTATAGGTTCAATATTCGGTTCTATTGTTATGGCCAAAAACAAAACGTTCGGCGTTTTGGTTGGATTTTTGGGTGCTTTGGTTTTGATTTTGGGTTCGCATTTCATCGATAATGATTTTGACACATTAAAATCAGGCGAACACAAATATTCGCTGTTAATCATACTTGCAACGGCTATGTATGGAGCCAATGTCAACCTTATAAAAGTAAAACTGTCCAAATACAAAGCACTCAATATTTCTGCGTTGCCATTGTTTTTTTTGGCGGTTATAAGCGGTTTTATTCTTTTATTTAGCAATTGGCAACAGCTTGAAACCTACGAAAATCATCAAATTTATAAATCATTTGGAGCCATTGCCCTTTTGGCCATTTTTGGAAATTCTATCAGTTTAATAATGTTTAACAGACTATTGCAAACCAGTGGACCCATTTTTGCCAGCTCAGTTACCTATTTTATACCAATTATGGCATTGGTTTTTGGGGCAATGGATAAAGAAAACATCCGAGGCATACATGCCGTGGGAATGTTACTTATTTTATTGGGGGTTTACCTTGTTAGCAAGGCCAGAAATCGAGAAAACTAA
- a CDS encoding 3-phosphoglycerate dehydrogenase: protein MKILANDGIDATGKELLEKAGFEVYTANIAQADLLTKLNDYDAILVRSATKVRKELIDASPNLKLIGRGGVGMDNIDVEYAKSKGIEVINTPAASSNSVAELVFAHLLSANRFLNKTNCEMHSLEFSRFKELKNECSKGTELFGKTIGIIGLGRIGKEVARIAIGMGMNVVAHDPFLDKAEIEIIFHNQLNISPVKVEIVTKSKEEVLAESDFISLHLPGGKGIIMGETEFAKLKKSAVLVNCARGGSVDELALNNALNSGQLAAAALDVFEKEPPEYMDILVNSKVSLSPHIGASTVEAQERIGEELASKIISFFKK, encoded by the coding sequence TTAGCAAACGATGGCATTGATGCCACAGGGAAGGAATTGTTGGAAAAAGCTGGTTTTGAAGTATATACCGCAAACATTGCACAAGCAGATTTATTAACAAAACTAAACGATTATGATGCCATTTTGGTGCGAAGTGCAACTAAAGTTAGAAAAGAACTAATCGATGCTTCTCCAAATTTGAAACTTATTGGTAGAGGTGGAGTTGGAATGGACAACATTGATGTAGAATATGCAAAATCAAAAGGTATTGAAGTGATCAATACTCCCGCCGCATCCAGCAACAGCGTGGCTGAGTTGGTTTTTGCCCATTTGCTTTCGGCCAATAGATTTTTGAATAAAACCAATTGCGAAATGCACTCGCTGGAATTTTCCAGATTTAAAGAATTGAAAAACGAATGCTCAAAAGGCACCGAACTTTTTGGTAAAACTATTGGCATCATTGGACTTGGAAGAATAGGGAAAGAAGTTGCACGCATTGCCATTGGCATGGGCATGAACGTAGTGGCACATGACCCGTTTTTAGATAAAGCCGAAATAGAAATTATTTTTCACAACCAATTAAATATCTCTCCTGTCAAAGTGGAAATTGTCACAAAGTCGAAAGAGGAAGTGTTGGCCGAAAGCGATTTTATCAGCCTGCATCTGCCGGGCGGAAAGGGGATAATTATGGGAGAAACAGAATTTGCCAAATTAAAGAAAAGTGCCGTTTTGGTTAATTGTGCCAGAGGTGGTTCTGTTGATGAATTGGCATTAAATAATGCGTTAAATTCTGGTCAGCTTGCTGCCGCGGCGTTGGATGTGTTCGAAAAAGAACCACCTGAGTATATGGATATTTTAGTAAATTCCAAAGTTTCGTTGTCGCCACATATCGGAGCCTCAACAGTAGAGGCTCAAGAACGAATTGGTGAAGAATTAGCCTCCAAGATTATTTCATTTTTCAAAAAATAA